A genome region from Arachidicoccus soli includes the following:
- a CDS encoding MFS transporter, giving the protein MDSKTPNSLQRYFLQQKALFHRNYRLFMIGQTLSLIGTWIQRMAMIWLAYRITGSAFVLGIVGFCEQIPIFLIAPFAGVFADRWNKHKALCRIEALALIQAFILGIITLLGIVQIWHIIVLSLFLGIINAFEVPVRQSFVVEMVDRDKDALSNAIALNSTVFNLSRLIGPAIAGILISAVGEGWCFMANSFSYGMVLTSLLLMKIVSSKTFQKEKGNVLMRLKEGIIYIKEQNSMRNLLILLAIVSFCSASVKTLAPVFVKKILNGDASTLGFLMGASGIGAISGALFLTKQKTIALLKRIVSYTGILLGTALLCFAISKSLILSLIFVSFAGLAQMMHTACTNTLLQLQVDDDKRGRVMSFYTVCLQGTMPFGSLVAGTIAGIFGGPWAMASMGIICLAGIFLFRNKNRKNSILPQ; this is encoded by the coding sequence ATGGATTCAAAAACACCGAACAGTTTACAAAGATATTTTTTACAGCAGAAAGCATTATTTCATCGGAATTACAGATTATTTATGATCGGACAAACACTCTCGCTCATAGGTACCTGGATACAACGTATGGCAATGATTTGGCTTGCTTACCGAATAACCGGTTCTGCATTTGTCTTAGGTATAGTAGGTTTTTGTGAACAAATTCCCATTTTTCTCATTGCTCCATTTGCCGGAGTGTTTGCCGATCGCTGGAATAAGCACAAGGCTCTTTGTCGCATCGAGGCGCTAGCATTAATACAGGCATTCATTTTGGGCATCATTACACTTTTAGGCATAGTGCAAATTTGGCATATCATTGTTTTGAGCCTTTTCCTTGGTATCATCAATGCATTTGAAGTCCCAGTAAGACAATCTTTTGTCGTGGAGATGGTAGATAGGGATAAAGATGCACTTTCTAACGCCATTGCACTCAACTCGACTGTATTCAATCTTTCCAGACTTATTGGCCCCGCAATTGCCGGTATATTAATAAGTGCAGTGGGTGAAGGTTGGTGTTTTATGGCAAATTCATTCAGCTACGGCATGGTTTTGACTTCTTTATTACTGATGAAAATTGTTAGTTCCAAAACATTTCAGAAGGAAAAAGGTAATGTATTAATGCGATTGAAAGAAGGGATTATATATATAAAGGAGCAGAACTCAATGCGTAATCTACTAATTTTATTAGCTATTGTAAGTTTTTGCAGTGCATCAGTTAAAACTTTAGCACCCGTTTTTGTCAAAAAGATATTGAATGGTGATGCAAGTACATTAGGGTTTCTAATGGGGGCTTCTGGTATAGGTGCTATATCCGGCGCATTATTTTTAACCAAACAAAAAACAATTGCTCTTTTAAAACGAATAGTTTCTTATACCGGAATTTTGCTCGGTACAGCCTTACTATGTTTTGCCATTTCAAAATCTTTAATCCTTTCACTTATTTTCGTCTCTTTTGCAGGCCTAGCACAAATGATGCATACAGCTTGCACCAATACTTTATTACAGTTGCAGGTTGATGACGATAAACGTGGTCGTGTAATGAGCTTTTATACTGTATGTCTACAAGGCACCATGCCATTTGGAAGTTTAGTTGCAGGTACTATCGCAGGAATATTTGGCGGCCCTTGGGCAATGGCTTCAATGGGCATTATATGCCTTGCCGGTATTTTTTTATTTCGCAATAAAAACAGAAAAAACTCAATCCTCCCTCAATAA
- the panC gene encoding pantoate--beta-alanine ligase → MIVFKQIAHLQKHLQSAKKDGRSIGFVPTMGALHQGHLSLIKLAQSNSDIVVCSIFVNPTQFNDNKDFDKYPITIEEDILLLERQNTDILFLPSVSEIYPQGKKLSKPYELGLIETVLEGAFRPGHFQGVSQVVDRLLQIVMPDNLFLGQKDYQQIMVIQKMIELKKHRTKIIIGNTLRENTGLANSSRNLRLTESEKESAIAIYQSLCFIQENIAKKSISELQQEVAEILHNSGFRHIDYIAIVNAKTLAPLNNYSPSVPTIALIAAFIGEVRLIDNMIL, encoded by the coding sequence ATGATTGTATTTAAACAAATAGCTCATTTACAAAAACATTTACAGTCAGCGAAAAAAGATGGCAGGAGCATTGGATTCGTTCCCACAATGGGCGCATTACACCAAGGGCATTTATCGCTTATAAAACTTGCGCAATCCAATTCCGATATTGTTGTTTGCAGCATTTTTGTAAATCCAACGCAATTCAATGATAATAAGGATTTTGACAAATATCCTATTACTATTGAGGAAGACATTTTATTATTAGAGAGGCAAAATACGGATATTCTATTTTTACCTTCAGTTAGTGAAATTTATCCCCAAGGGAAAAAACTTTCCAAACCTTATGAATTAGGCCTAATTGAAACAGTTTTAGAGGGGGCATTTAGACCCGGCCATTTTCAGGGTGTATCGCAAGTAGTGGATAGGTTATTGCAGATTGTAATGCCTGATAATCTTTTTTTGGGCCAAAAAGATTATCAGCAAATAATGGTCATTCAAAAAATGATTGAACTTAAAAAGCACAGGACAAAAATAATTATTGGAAATACATTGCGCGAAAATACCGGACTTGCTAATAGCAGTCGCAACCTTCGATTAACTGAAAGCGAAAAAGAAAGTGCCATCGCCATTTATCAGTCTCTATGTTTTATACAAGAAAATATTGCCAAAAAATCTATCAGCGAACTGCAACAGGAAGTTGCAGAAATACTGCATAACAGCGGCTTCAGGCATATTGATTATATTGCTATTGTAAATGCAAAAACATTAGCGCCTTTAAACAATTACTCTCCTAGCGTTCCTACTATAGCCCTTATTGCAGCATTTATTGGAGAAGTCCGTTTGATTGATAATATGATACTATAG
- a CDS encoding glycogen/starch synthase, which translates to MSNKKRILFISTEMSPYLELTEYAEIINKLAIKSNDSGLEVRCIMPRFGVINERRHRLHEVVRLSGINVSVGNDDYPLQIKVASLPNARLQVYFLDNDEFFKRKFVFHDEEENWFDDNGLRTIFFCKGALETVKKFGWPPDIIHCSGWMTSLIPLYIKTAYKKDPVFANSKVLYSLAPDTFEEKLDNDFISLAAINSNVKPKDLEAFKAADNAALSKGGASYADGIIFASDGIDKKITTEFSKTKGKKILPFKGWDTDLTEYLELYNEIAP; encoded by the coding sequence ATGTCTAATAAAAAAAGAATTTTGTTTATTTCAACGGAAATGTCGCCCTATTTAGAGTTGACAGAATATGCTGAAATAATAAATAAATTGGCAATAAAAAGCAACGATTCAGGGTTAGAGGTAAGGTGCATTATGCCGCGTTTTGGAGTTATTAACGAACGCAGACACCGTTTGCATGAAGTCGTGAGACTTTCGGGTATTAATGTTTCGGTTGGAAATGATGATTACCCTCTTCAGATTAAAGTTGCATCTTTACCTAATGCCAGGCTGCAAGTTTATTTTTTAGACAATGATGAGTTCTTCAAGAGAAAATTCGTTTTTCATGATGAAGAAGAAAATTGGTTTGATGATAATGGCCTTCGAACTATCTTTTTTTGCAAAGGCGCATTGGAAACGGTTAAGAAATTCGGTTGGCCTCCTGATATAATTCATTGCAGTGGTTGGATGACGAGCTTAATACCTTTATATATAAAAACGGCTTACAAGAAAGATCCGGTATTTGCCAATAGTAAAGTACTGTATTCCCTGGCACCTGACACTTTTGAAGAAAAACTGGATAATGATTTTATCTCATTAGCTGCTATCAATTCAAATGTAAAGCCGAAGGATTTAGAAGCCTTTAAGGCTGCTGATAATGCCGCATTAAGTAAAGGTGGAGCTTCTTACGCAGATGGAATAATATTTGCTTCTGATGGGATTGATAAAAAAATAACAACTGAATTCTCTAAAACAAAAGGGAAAAAAATATTACCATTTAAGGGTTGGGACACCGATTTAACAGAGTATTTAGAATTGTATAACGAGATTGCGCCTTAA